One genomic region from Geothermobacter ehrlichii encodes:
- a CDS encoding phosphatidate cytidylyltransferase, translating into MTGAVALPLIILFLAYTGPGLLLVLVCTISILGQFEFQKMAQGASLAAANLVAVVGGSLFVLLAGLQLYVWSLLALTLLSFLLFSLFLFQRRDLRQIAHDCAVTLMGVVYLAFPLALMVELFRQPNGRQWIFFVLLTVMLSDTCAYFVGSRWGRKPLYPSVSPNKSVEGAVGGLLGALVGGGVAVATFFPSLGLLALPVALFLSVCGQVGDLFESLLKRSFGVKDSGTMIPGHGGLLDRLDSLLFAFPGALFCALTGSALGVW; encoded by the coding sequence ATTACCGGGGCCGTTGCACTGCCCCTGATCATACTCTTTCTGGCCTATACCGGGCCGGGGCTCCTTCTCGTTCTCGTCTGCACGATCAGCATCCTCGGGCAGTTCGAATTTCAGAAGATGGCGCAGGGGGCGTCGCTGGCGGCGGCCAACCTGGTCGCTGTCGTCGGCGGTTCGCTCTTTGTCCTGCTGGCCGGGCTGCAGCTGTACGTCTGGTCCCTGCTGGCGCTGACCCTGCTGTCCTTTCTGCTTTTCAGCCTCTTTCTCTTCCAGCGACGCGACCTGCGGCAGATCGCTCATGACTGTGCCGTCACGCTGATGGGAGTCGTCTATCTCGCTTTTCCCCTCGCCTTGATGGTCGAGCTGTTTCGTCAGCCGAACGGTCGGCAGTGGATCTTCTTTGTCCTGCTGACCGTCATGCTTTCCGACACCTGCGCCTACTTCGTCGGCTCCAGGTGGGGGAGAAAACCTCTCTATCCCAGTGTCAGCCCCAACAAGAGCGTCGAAGGCGCCGTTGGCGGACTGCTGGGGGCGCTGGTCGGTGGCGGCGTGGCAGTAGCAACCTTTTTCCCCTCGCTCGGTCTGCTTGCCCTGCCGGTAGCCCTTTTTCTCAGCGTCTGCGGGCAGGTTGGCGATCTGTTCGAATCCCTGCTCAAGCGCAGTTTCGGGGTCAAGGATTCCGGCACCATGATACCCGGCCACGGCGGCCTGCTCGACCGGCTCGACAGCCTGCTGTTCGCCTTTCCCGGCGCCCTTTTCTGCGCCTTGACCGGTAGCGCCCTCGGAGTCTGGTAA
- a CDS encoding 1-deoxy-D-xylulose-5-phosphate reductoisomerase produces MSRGLAILGATGSIGCSTLEIVDAYPDRFRVVSLTGGRNLRRLAEQVRRYRPRMVAVLGMEDADRLRAELGGDCPEIGYGEEGMVRCATADEADLVVSAIVGSAGLVPTLRAIEAGKDVALANKETLVAAGPVVMRAVRENGVRLYPVDSEHSAIFQALQGQQGNTIRRIILTASGGPFRDWPLEKLRQVTREQALDHPNWSMGPKITIDSATMMNKGLEVIEASWLFGLEADRIAVHIHPQSIVHSMVEYLDGSVIAQMGVPDMKAPIAYALAYPERLELPMPHLDLCRLGQLTFQQPDPDRFACLALAYRALELGGTAPAVLNAANEVAVAAFLREEVGFLDIPELIREALERHEVGRLTTVDDALAADRWGRQEVRKLMLERGSERL; encoded by the coding sequence ATGAGCAGGGGACTGGCCATACTCGGCGCGACAGGCTCCATCGGTTGTTCGACCTTGGAGATTGTCGATGCCTATCCCGACCGCTTCCGGGTGGTCAGCCTCACCGGTGGCAGGAACCTGCGGCGTCTGGCCGAGCAGGTGCGTCGCTACCGTCCCCGCATGGTGGCGGTTCTGGGGATGGAGGATGCGGATCGTCTGAGGGCCGAACTTGGCGGCGATTGCCCAGAAATCGGCTACGGCGAGGAGGGAATGGTGCGCTGCGCGACCGCTGACGAGGCCGACCTTGTGGTTTCCGCCATTGTCGGTTCGGCCGGCCTGGTGCCGACGCTCAGGGCGATCGAGGCCGGCAAGGACGTGGCCCTGGCCAACAAGGAGACCCTGGTTGCGGCCGGTCCGGTGGTGATGCGGGCCGTGCGGGAGAACGGGGTCAGGCTCTACCCGGTCGACAGCGAGCATTCAGCGATCTTTCAGGCTCTGCAGGGCCAGCAGGGAAACACCATCCGCCGCATCATCCTGACAGCCTCCGGAGGACCGTTCCGCGACTGGCCGCTCGAGAAACTGCGGCAGGTGACGCGCGAGCAGGCCCTCGACCATCCCAACTGGTCGATGGGGCCGAAGATCACCATCGATTCGGCCACCATGATGAACAAGGGCCTCGAGGTGATCGAGGCGAGCTGGCTTTTCGGTCTGGAAGCGGACCGTATCGCCGTTCACATCCATCCGCAGAGCATCGTCCATTCGATGGTCGAATATCTGGATGGGTCGGTGATCGCCCAGATGGGGGTTCCCGACATGAAGGCCCCCATCGCCTATGCTCTGGCCTATCCCGAGCGGCTGGAGCTGCCCATGCCGCATCTCGATCTCTGCCGGCTCGGTCAGCTGACCTTCCAGCAGCCCGATCCCGACAGGTTCGCCTGTCTCGCCCTGGCCTACCGGGCCCTGGAGCTGGGCGGGACGGCTCCAGCAGTGCTGAACGCGGCGAACGAAGTCGCCGTTGCGGCCTTTCTGCGGGAAGAGGTCGGCTTCCTCGACATTCCGGAGCTGATTCGCGAGGCACTCGAGCGGCACGAGGTCGGCAGGCTCACGACAGTTGATGATGCACTGGCCGCCGATCGCTGGGGGCGTCAGGAGGTGCGCAAACTGATGCTGGAAAGGGGTTCTGAACGCCTATGA
- the rseP gene encoding RIP metalloprotease RseP: MIYLVSGIIMLGILIFVHEFGHFCVAKWSGVKVLKFSLGFGPKIVSRQWGETVYQLSLIPLGGYVQMLGEGSGQGDEQPVDPADRGRSFAEKPLARRTAIVAAGPLMNLLLPFVLLPVAYMIGVNVPAFLDRKPCAGYVYQESPAARAGFRAGDCILAIDGKKVESWNEANQALVGAAGGHVEVRILRAGEEKVLALSADVANVEDLQLRNLGIFPVREAVVGAVMKGLPAEEAGLRAGDRILAIDGTPVRSWYDLTTLIQQGGGQTLSIRLQRGDREFTVELKPEKQPEQGRFLIGIEPQVDTVFKKYGPVDAIDAGFDQAMEIISLTLVFIQKLFSGQVSTQNIGGPIMVFQMAGQAAQTGVTTVLTMLAFLSIQLGILNLLPIPILDGGHLFFYFCEFVFRKPLSMRARELAQQIGLALLIMLMILAFYNDINRMDWVQKFFGLVFGG, from the coding sequence ATGATCTACCTCGTCTCCGGAATCATCATGCTCGGGATTCTGATCTTTGTTCATGAATTCGGGCATTTCTGCGTCGCCAAGTGGAGCGGTGTCAAGGTTCTGAAGTTTTCCCTCGGTTTCGGACCGAAGATCGTCTCCCGGCAATGGGGCGAGACGGTCTACCAGCTCAGTCTGATTCCTTTGGGCGGCTACGTGCAGATGCTCGGCGAGGGGAGCGGGCAGGGGGACGAGCAGCCCGTCGATCCGGCCGACCGCGGCCGCTCGTTCGCCGAAAAGCCGCTGGCCAGGCGGACCGCCATCGTCGCCGCCGGGCCGCTGATGAACCTTCTGCTCCCCTTCGTGCTGCTGCCGGTCGCCTACATGATCGGCGTCAATGTCCCGGCCTTTCTCGACCGCAAGCCCTGCGCCGGCTACGTCTATCAGGAAAGTCCCGCTGCCCGGGCCGGCTTCCGCGCCGGCGACTGCATCCTGGCCATCGACGGCAAGAAGGTGGAGAGCTGGAACGAGGCCAACCAGGCGCTGGTGGGAGCCGCCGGCGGTCATGTCGAGGTTCGCATTCTGCGCGCCGGTGAAGAGAAGGTTCTTGCTCTTTCGGCGGATGTGGCCAATGTCGAGGACCTGCAGCTGCGCAACCTCGGCATCTTCCCCGTGCGCGAGGCCGTTGTCGGTGCCGTCATGAAGGGACTTCCCGCCGAGGAGGCCGGGCTGCGCGCCGGAGACCGGATTCTTGCCATCGACGGAACCCCGGTGCGCTCCTGGTACGATCTGACGACCCTGATTCAGCAGGGCGGAGGCCAGACGCTCAGCATCCGTCTGCAGCGCGGCGATCGGGAATTTACTGTCGAACTGAAGCCGGAAAAACAGCCGGAGCAGGGGCGCTTTTTGATCGGTATCGAGCCGCAGGTCGATACCGTCTTCAAGAAATATGGTCCCGTCGACGCCATCGACGCCGGTTTTGATCAGGCGATGGAAATCATCTCCCTGACCCTGGTCTTCATTCAGAAGCTGTTCAGCGGCCAGGTTTCGACCCAGAATATCGGCGGTCCCATCATGGTCTTCCAGATGGCGGGGCAGGCGGCCCAGACGGGGGTGACCACGGTTCTCACCATGCTGGCCTTCCTCAGCATCCAGCTCGGCATTCTCAACCTGCTGCCCATTCCGATTCTCGATGGCGGCCACCTCTTCTTCTACTTCTGCGAATTCGTCTTTCGCAAGCCGCTGTCGATGCGGGCGCGCGAACTGGCCCAGCAGATCGGTCTGGCCCTGCTGATCATGCTGATGATTCTGGCCTTTTACAACGACATCAATCGCATGGACTGGGTGCAGAAGTTCTTCGGCCTGGTTTTTGGAGGCTGA